In the Lysinibacillus sp. PLM2 genome, one interval contains:
- the odhA gene encoding 2-oxoglutarate dehydrogenase E1 component yields MSNNVLTAGSPWSAFSGPNLGYVMEQYDLYLQSPEAVDPELVALFQQFGSPMIEGDYTVAEGVTGDVQPGNMKKVFAAVQLADAIRSFGHLAADVYPLKDRKLDTSKIELSTYGLTEADLTLLPASIFFTIPPASVSNGKQAIDFLRSIYTDKIGFEYGHVENKNEREWIQAKIESGALKQSLTIEEKKAVLERLTRVEDFEKFIHKTFVGQKRFSIEGLDALVVLLDELVKNADEEKMRFLQIGMAHRGRLNVLTHVVNKPYDMMFADFAHVPNDYFFPEDGSLEISKGWTGDVKYHMGATHTKKSGLKVKLAYNPSHLEVVSPVITGSTRAAQEDTSNPGMPKFEPKKALAVLVHGDAAFAGEGIVQETFNYANTNGFSTGGSIHIISNNMIGFTTEHFDSRSTQYSSDVAKGYGIPIIHVNADDPEAVIQVARLAFEYRQLFGKDILIDLIGYRRFGHNETDDPTVTNPLTYLIVSKHPTVRDLYGKRLVEEGIVSEEEVSKIDNEIYAQMQSSYDHVKKVGSEKGHFEIEMPEAVKNNYPEVETGVSKEELIQINNDLLNWPEGFEPQSKLARILNKRVEAIETGKMDWGHAETLAFAAILKDGNPIRISGQDAQRGTFSQRHLVLHDKNNGAEHTPLHHVKGAKASFAVYNSPLTETAIVGFEYGYNLENDNALTIWEGQFGDFANMAQVMFDNFISSARSKWGQKSGLVLLLPNGMEGQGPEHSSARVERYLQLSAENNWIVANCSNAANYFHLLRRQAKMLGTEAIRPLVVVTPKSLLRHPLAAATIEDLSEGKFQEVIEQPGLGKNVKKVERILLGSGKVTIDLAEHVKDGKGFEDTHILRVEEVYPFPSKKLSEIIARYPNVKEIRWVQEEPKNQGPWKYVLEYLLEIADGKKIKYVGRPEMSSTSEGDMDSHKIAQAKVIEDAFAE; encoded by the coding sequence ATGTCGAACAATGTATTAACTGCTGGTTCCCCTTGGTCAGCGTTTTCTGGTCCTAACTTAGGGTATGTAATGGAACAATACGACCTTTACCTACAATCACCCGAAGCTGTAGATCCAGAATTAGTAGCACTATTCCAACAATTTGGATCACCAATGATAGAAGGCGATTATACAGTAGCTGAAGGAGTTACTGGTGATGTACAGCCGGGCAACATGAAAAAAGTATTTGCTGCTGTTCAACTTGCAGATGCAATTCGTTCTTTTGGTCATTTGGCTGCAGATGTTTATCCTTTAAAAGATCGTAAACTTGATACTTCAAAAATTGAACTAAGTACTTACGGATTAACTGAGGCTGACCTAACATTATTACCGGCTTCAATATTCTTTACTATTCCGCCTGCAAGCGTTTCCAATGGAAAGCAAGCGATTGATTTCTTACGTTCAATTTACACTGATAAAATTGGTTTCGAATATGGCCATGTTGAAAATAAAAATGAACGCGAATGGATTCAAGCAAAAATTGAATCTGGAGCATTAAAACAAAGCTTAACTATTGAAGAGAAAAAAGCGGTATTAGAAAGACTTACTCGTGTTGAAGATTTTGAAAAATTTATTCACAAAACATTTGTAGGACAAAAACGTTTCTCTATAGAAGGTTTAGACGCATTAGTTGTTTTACTTGATGAACTTGTGAAAAATGCTGACGAAGAAAAAATGCGATTCTTACAAATTGGCATGGCACACCGTGGACGTTTAAATGTATTAACTCATGTAGTGAATAAACCATATGACATGATGTTTGCTGATTTTGCACATGTTCCAAACGACTATTTCTTCCCAGAAGATGGCTCTCTTGAAATTTCAAAAGGCTGGACTGGTGATGTGAAGTACCATATGGGTGCTACACATACTAAAAAGTCAGGATTAAAAGTGAAATTGGCATACAACCCATCGCATTTAGAAGTAGTTAGCCCGGTTATTACTGGTTCTACACGTGCAGCTCAAGAAGATACATCAAATCCAGGTATGCCAAAATTTGAACCTAAAAAGGCATTAGCCGTATTAGTTCATGGAGATGCTGCGTTTGCTGGTGAAGGAATCGTTCAAGAAACATTTAACTATGCGAATACGAATGGTTTCTCTACTGGTGGTTCTATCCATATTATTTCAAATAATATGATAGGATTTACAACTGAACACTTTGACTCTCGTTCAACTCAGTACTCTTCTGATGTAGCAAAAGGATATGGTATTCCGATTATTCATGTAAATGCCGATGATCCTGAAGCCGTTATTCAAGTAGCGAGATTAGCTTTCGAATATCGTCAATTGTTTGGCAAAGACATTTTAATAGATTTAATTGGATATCGTCGTTTCGGTCATAATGAAACGGATGATCCAACTGTAACAAATCCTTTAACATATTTAATCGTTTCCAAACATCCTACTGTTCGTGATCTTTATGGTAAACGATTAGTAGAAGAAGGTATTGTTTCAGAAGAAGAAGTATCTAAAATTGACAATGAAATCTATGCTCAAATGCAAAGTTCTTACGATCACGTTAAAAAAGTAGGTTCAGAAAAAGGTCACTTTGAGATTGAGATGCCAGAAGCTGTTAAAAATAATTATCCTGAAGTAGAAACTGGAGTTTCTAAAGAAGAATTAATTCAAATCAACAATGATTTATTAAATTGGCCAGAAGGTTTTGAACCTCAAAGCAAGCTTGCGAGAATTTTAAATAAACGTGTTGAAGCTATTGAAACTGGTAAAATGGATTGGGGTCACGCAGAAACTTTAGCATTTGCTGCTATTTTAAAAGATGGCAATCCAATCAGAATTAGCGGTCAAGATGCACAACGTGGTACATTCTCACAAAGACATTTAGTTCTACATGATAAAAATAATGGAGCAGAACATACACCATTACATCATGTAAAAGGAGCAAAGGCTTCATTTGCTGTTTATAATTCACCATTAACTGAAACAGCGATTGTAGGGTTTGAGTATGGTTATAATTTAGAAAATGATAACGCACTTACTATTTGGGAAGGTCAATTTGGTGACTTTGCTAATATGGCTCAAGTGATGTTTGATAATTTCATCTCATCGGCACGTTCTAAATGGGGGCAAAAGTCTGGATTAGTATTATTACTACCAAATGGTATGGAAGGTCAAGGTCCTGAACACTCATCTGCTCGTGTTGAAAGGTATTTACAATTATCTGCTGAAAATAACTGGATAGTTGCAAACTGTTCAAACGCTGCAAACTACTTCCATTTATTACGCAGACAAGCGAAAATGTTAGGTACTGAAGCAATTCGACCTTTAGTAGTTGTTACTCCTAAATCATTGTTACGCCATCCTTTAGCAGCTGCAACTATTGAAGATTTATCAGAAGGTAAATTCCAAGAAGTTATTGAACAACCTGGTTTAGGTAAAAACGTGAAAAAGGTAGAACGTATTTTACTTGGTTCTGGTAAAGTGACAATTGATTTAGCCGAACATGTTAAAGATGGAAAAGGATTTGAAGATACACACATTTTACGTGTGGAGGAAGTATATCCATTCCCATCTAAAAAATTATCGGAAATCATTGCAAGATACCCAAATGTAAAAGAAATTAGATGGGTACAAGAAGAACCTAAAAATCAAGGTCCTTGGAAATATGTATTAGAATACTTATTAGAAATTGCAGATGGTAAGAAAATCAAATATGTAGGACGTCCAGAAATGTCTTCAACATCTGAAGGTGATATGGATTCTCATAAAATTGCTCAAGCTAAAGTTATTGAAGATGCTTTTGCAGAATAA